In Candidatus Zymogenus saltonus, the DNA window ACTCCGAAGAGGTCTTCTACGTCAATGAATCTTCAATACTCGCCTTCCAGTCCGGTATTTCCTGGGAAAACGGCTCGATAAAGCTCTTAAAGGACGATGTCCTGGATATTTTACAGATAAAGGGGAAGGGAGACTTCGCCGTTTTATCCAGGACAAATCCGGTCGTAAAGGAGATTGTGGAAGGGTCACCCTTCAAGGTAAAGATAGGGACCTTTATTGGCTGGCAGGGTAAGATCATCCCGAAGGTAGTCAATATCTCCCAAAAAAAAGACGAGAGCAAAGCGGTCGATATACCGTTTATAGAATTTGCCGGAAAGGGAAAAGTAATCATTGAATAGACCGCTAAACAAATAATCCAATCTTTAATATACCAAACATCCTGACGAAATTCAGGCCATCGATAATCCCTGCCATTATGGCGATGCTCACATAAAAGACCCCCTTTATAAAATTCCTTACCGCTCTCCTCTTCCTCATCTCAATACTTATCGACATCGTGGACGGCTGTATCACATAAAAGTACGACCTTATTATAAATCTCGGCAAATCTGTAGATCACCCGGCCGAAAGGCTCCCCGTCTTAACGGCCCCCATTACTTATTTACGCCGGTCCCGCAGGGCCGGGTATCGGCGTGGATTGTCGCCTGTATAGTCCTGAGGGAGACCGGCGCCGCGAGCCTTAGGGCAAAGACTTTTTAGTGCGGCCCTTATTCCTTTTTGTCTCCCACATTTTTGTCGTAACTGATGAATCAAGATGGGGGCGATTCGCCGCACCATCAAACCTCTCGCTCCTACAGCTTCCCTAATGCAGTAAGTTTTTCTATAGTTTTTAGATAGTTTTTTATTTACTTTAAGAACCTAATCGTATAGAATAGGGCGTTATGCAGAAAATTATCTCAAGACATTTCATGCTTGAAATCCTCGCCAATTTCTCAATTGGCCTTGTAATATTCAGCTTCATCATAGTCATGGGAAGGATATTCCAGCTGACCGAGATGATGGTAAGTCAGGGAATGAGCTTTCTCAACGTCGTGATCCTCATCGCCCTTATGCTTCCCAACTTCCTCGTATTCACAATCCCAATGTCCCTGGTCTTATCCATTATCCTCACCTTCGGCAGGGCTTCGAGGGACTATGAGATTATTGCGTTTAAGGCTTCCGGAATCAGCGTCTACCAGCTTATCCGCCCCGTGATTCTCTTTACCATGCTGACCCTTACGGTAACATTTTACCTCACCATTTACGTGGCCCCGCGAAACAACTTCAACCTCCATAAATTCGTCGTCAGAATAATAGGCTCCCAGGTCAACGTGGCCCTCCATGAAAAGGTCTTCAACGACATGAGGGGAATAATCATATACGTTGACAGGATACCGTCCAATTCCGATAGATTATACGGAATTCTCGTTTACGACGAGACCAATGTGGATGTGGCGGTTACCATTATTGCCCAGGAGGGTTACATTCGGGGCGATGAGTCCAATTCCTTTCTCACCATCAGCTTGATTAACGGGACTATCATACTTTCGAGAAAGAACATGGACTCCGATCAGACATCCGTCTTCAGCAGATATGATCTAAACATCAACATATTCGGCGACGAAAACAACAATGAGAAGATCCTAAAAAGGGACTACGAGATGACCCTGAGCGAGCTGTACGCCGACATCGATTGGCTGAGGAATGACCTTGTCGGGCACGAAAAAGAGTATCTTGAAAATCCCGGTGATCCGGAAGCGAAGTTTAATTACGATTCCACGATATCATCGATAAGGAAGAGACAGGTCGAGATTTCAAAGCGTTTTGCCTTTCCCTTCGCCTGCATTGTCTTTATGCTTATAGGCATCCCTCTGGGTATACAGACAAACCCCCGGGGGAAGTCGGGGGGAATGTTTCTCGCCATAATTGTCATCTTTATCTACTATATTTTTATGCTCATAGGAGAGCTTTTGGGCAAAAACGGCTTGATCCCCCCCATATATTCGATGTGGATAGGTAACGCAATCATGGGAGGGGCGGGGCTGTATATTTTTATCAAGACCGGACGGGAATCCCCCGTATTGATAATCACGCTCTACAACAATATTCTGGCTTTTATAAACAAGATATTTCAAAGATTCAACAAATGAGAATTATACAGAAGTATATTTTAAAGCAGTTCTTCGTAATAATGTTTTTCGCGATATCCGCGTCAATCGTTCTGTTTCTTATCGTAGATGTCTTTGAAAATACGGGGCTACTCCTCGATCATCCATCCTCATTTTCAACCATACTGCTATACTTTGCCAGCAAGATACCCTTTATGCTCTTTATGAGCCTCCCCATAACGGTTATGCTGGCAACCCTGATATCCCTGGGACTTATGGGCAAAAACCTCGAGCTTATCGCCCTGAGGACATGCGGGGTGAGCCACATAGCCGTCATTACCCCGATTCTTGTTGTGGCCTTCATAATAAGCATAATAGCCTT includes these proteins:
- a CDS encoding LptF/LptG family permease encodes the protein MQKIISRHFMLEILANFSIGLVIFSFIIVMGRIFQLTEMMVSQGMSFLNVVILIALMLPNFLVFTIPMSLVLSIILTFGRASRDYEIIAFKASGISVYQLIRPVILFTMLTLTVTFYLTIYVAPRNNFNLHKFVVRIIGSQVNVALHEKVFNDMRGIIIYVDRIPSNSDRLYGILVYDETNVDVAVTIIAQEGYIRGDESNSFLTISLINGTIILSRKNMDSDQTSVFSRYDLNINIFGDENNNEKILKRDYEMTLSELYADIDWLRNDLVGHEKEYLENPGDPEAKFNYDSTISSIRKRQVEISKRFAFPFACIVFMLIGIPLGIQTNPRGKSGGMFLAIIVIFIYYIFMLIGELLGKNGLIPPIYSMWIGNAIMGGAGLYIFIKTGRESPVLIITLYNNILAFINKIFQRFNK